The genomic DNA CCTTCAGGATGTATCTGCGACACATAGATGTTGAAATCAAGACCTGTTGCGGCGTACACGGATCTCATTGCCGCTGCCACGGCTTCGGCTGTTTTTGCTGTTTCGCTGATCATGAACATTGATGGCCCGGAACCCGATATACCTCCGCCGAGTGCTCCGGCGGCGAGACTTGTGGATTTGACCTCGTCGAATTTCGGAATCAGCGAGCTGCGAACGGGTTCGATGATCGTATCGACCATCGAGCGTGAGATGAGTCCGAGATCACCCTTCGCAAGTGCTGCAACGAGCGAGCCAAGATTGCTCCAGTTACGGACCGCTTCCTTTAGCGGCACCTGCTTCGGCAAGATCGCACGGGCTTCGCTGGTCCTTATCTCGATCTGAGGATGTATGACCGTTGCAAAAAGAGGTGGAAATTCGAGCTCGACAATGTCTAACGGTTCGGTCGATCGCACCAGGGTAAAACCGCCGAAGATACAAGGGGCCAGATTGTCAGCATGCCGCGAACCCGACGCCAGCATCTCGCCGGCCATGGCGATCTCGACCAGTTCGAGATTGGTGAATCGATCACCGATAAGCCTGTTTGCAGCCACAACGGCCCCGCACGCGCTGGCAGCACTAGATCCGATACCACTTCCCGGCTTGATACTCTTGGTTATTTCGACTTCAAATCCGTGTTCGATCTCGGCCGCATCAATAAATGCCAGCAACGCAACGCCCGCCACATTTCTTTCGGCCACGGTCGAAAGTCCAAATTCATCGTGATGCACGATCCGCACCTCGCAGGTGTCGATCATTCGCACGGTCATCTCGTCATACGGCTCGCTCAACGCAAAACCGAGACAATCAAAACCGCATACGACGTTTGATACTGTTGCGGGCGATAACACCCTTACTTCGTCCATATTTCGTGAAATTGTCCAAGCCGTATATCATTTAGTGCTTGAGATCTTCATCAATAGATGCACTACTTTAGCACAAACCGAACCTCGGCTCATGCCTCATTTTGCGAGGCCGTACTCGCTGGACAGCCGAGCGACAAAGGTCTGTATTTTCCATCGGAGATCCCTAAACTCGCGCCGGACTTTGTCTCCGGAATGTATGATCGATCCAACGAGCAGATCGCGTTCGAGGTAATTCGACCGTTTGTCGGTGGA from Acidobacteriota bacterium includes the following:
- a CDS encoding homoserine kinase — its product is MDEVRVLSPATVSNVVCGFDCLGFALSEPYDEMTVRMIDTCEVRIVHHDEFGLSTVAERNVAGVALLAFIDAAEIEHGFEVEITKSIKPGSGIGSSAASACGAVVAANRLIGDRFTNLELVEIAMAGEMLASGSRHADNLAPCIFGGFTLVRSTEPLDIVELEFPPLFATVIHPQIEIRTSEARAILPKQVPLKEAVRNWSNLGSLVAALAKGDLGLISRSMVDTIIEPVRSSLIPKFDEVKSTSLAAGALGGGISGSGPSMFMISETAKTAEAVAAAMRSVYAATGLDFNIYVSQIHPEGVRFI